The genome window GTGCCTCCCTGATGTATTATTTCatctttgtgtgtattttttaggACCAGGATAAGGAATATGTGGGTTTTGCAACGCTGCCAAACCAGGTGCACCGCAAGTCAGTGAAGAAGGGATTTGACTTCACGCTCATGGTGGCAGGTAAGTCCTCGTTTGCACATGAGCAGACATTTGATCTTAAGCCCACCTTTTACTATGAAGAGACATCACAAAATCTTAAACCTCGCTCTTTTCGTCtttgttgttctttgtttgaAGGGGAGTCTGGCCTGGGAAAGTCCACCCTGGTCAACAGTCTCTTTCTCACAGATCTTTACAAAGATAGAAAGCTGCTTAATGCTGAAGGTGaggttttaatatatttttttgttttttaaacatttgccCTACAATATCTCATGGCTGATATTAAGTACAGTGGTCTGTTTGTGTCCTTCCCCTAGAGCGAATCACACAAACGGTAGAAATCACCAAACACACAGTGGATATAGAAGAGAAAGGTGTCAAACTGAAGCTCACCATCGTGGACACCCCTGGGTTTGGGGATGCTGTAAACAACACTGAATGGTACATGTCAAAAATctttaatgaataaaataaccTGAAATGAAAAACCAAAATGAAACTATTCACAGAGCATAGATGGATAACTTCATTTTAGCTCTGCTGTGTTTGAAAAGTCATGTGCAGTATTTTGGATGTTGCACAGCCTGCATTGCCCCAGAGACTGAATGTCCCTGTGTGTTTCTGCTCTAGCTGGAAGTCAGTGGCTGACTACATCGACCAGCAGTTTGAGCAGTACTTCAGGGACGAGAGTGGCCTCAACCGCAAGAACATCCAGGACAACCGCGTACACTGCTGCCTCTATTTCATCTCACCCTTTGGTCATGGGTATGACAAATTCTCAGTGCTCTCATAGGGATTAgttagctctctctctctctctctctctctctgtctctctctctctctctctctctctctctctctctctctctctctctctctctctctctctcatcacccCTAATAATGGCAAATATTAACCCCTGCCCTTTCTACTGCAGGATGTAATGTCTGTGCTGGCATTTGCATCAGACCTGTGACTACCTTCACCTTCCCTAAATAACATGCACacagcttctttttttcctgcacACACAACCACCTAAGTAATTGGGATTTATCGTCAATATCTAGTGCACCAGTACTTACTTGCAGTGCATTTAGCCCCATGAATTGTTAATGCAGTGGGGTCTTGCCTAGAGTTAAAGCAGTTCTGCAGCTGACTTCAGGTGAATTTACATCTAGTGCAGTACTCTAATCAATTGTTTGTGCTGATGTGGTTCTTTTTGCTGCAGTTGTGCACGTGCACTGTTCCACATCACTGTGCTCATTAAAGAACAAATATGCCGTAAACCTCAAGTAATGCTGCAGTGCAAGTCGCAGTGATGGAGAAACTGCTCCCTCTGTTGATGAGCTTCAGCCATTACTCATCAGACACCAAGAGGTCCCTTAGAGCAAACCTCTGCCACCACTGATTGACCACATCTTATGTCTTACAGTACATTTTATGCTGCCAACATACATCTACAGTCAGGATAAAAGCATGTTTGTTAGCAGAAAAACACATCTTGATCATCACCAAGATAAATTCCTTGTCCCTTGATCCCAGCAACTGTCATTTATGGACATTTATGGAAATCTGTTTCTATGTTTTCATTATCTCACTGATATATACACAATGAAATGTGTTCCTTTaatggtagtctatatcgacgacgtttcatttccaggattgcaGGTGCAGcctgtccgtcaccttccgctttctttgtgttggcattttaaactccggtcgattttaTGAGGGcaatggttaactgctcctcagatctctgtagggtaaatccagacagctagctagactgtagaatttgagttttctgttgcacgactaaaacaacctttgaacgtacacatgttccaccaaaacaagttccttcccgaggctattttgcagaggcaccgtggctctgtccggcgcctAGCCCAAGACGATtttgactggtttaaagaaatggcaataaaccagagcacgtctttctcccatccctgaatgctttgtggtctagccagaccctcctctgcagcgctatggaggaaggtctggcaatgcgagactactttgAGGGTATTGTGCCTCACTCTATTTAATGTACATGTATGTTCCGTGTCTCTTCTAGCCTCCGGCCTTTGGATGTGGAATTTATGAAAGCTCTACATGAGAAGGTTAACATCGTCCCCATTTTGGCCAAAGCAGACACACTCACCCCTAGTGAggtcaagaagaagaaaatcaaGGCAAGGCTGATCTCAATCAATAAACTGTTGATCTATACGTGTTTTAACTGTCATTACATAGCAGAGATTCACACAACTCATGTATCACTCTTCTACAGTCAAAATACATGTTTTCACTCTGTACTTTCTCTGTTGTCTATGTCCTCGTAGATCCGAGAGGAGATTGAGCAGTATGGTATCAAGATTTACCAGTTCCCCGACTGTGACTCCGACGAAGATGAGGACTTTAAGCAGCAGGACCTTCAGCTGAAGGTGAGAGACAGAGCTGCTCTGTGTatttctctctgctctttctgtCCATTGTCTTTTATACAATTTGGAGTTTGCATACTGTTGATGTCAACACTGCACTTTGTTGACAATGTGCAAAACTGGATGCCCACATGGATCTTTCAATAAACAAGAATAAACATAGCACTAATAGCAAGTACATGTATAtcataatacatttttgttctttttttgcagGATTTTCAGTTTTAGACACTTTTGTTGTCATGAACACATTAAAAGAAGATTATCCACTTAATAGAGTGCAGttatgttaaaatatatatacagacaATATAACACAAGCCCTTGGCAGTCAGTCCACTACGGACTACACAGTCTTGATGAGTCAATTGTTTTTTGCTCTCTTGGCAGCGAGGACACAGTCAGTGTGTCAGTATATCTCTCTTTGCCTCTGTCCTTGAGTAGCCTCTGATAAGAGCACTGTGTTAACTGCAGCAGAGAAAGGACAAATGGGAATATGAGATGGAAGAATTGAAATAATGAATGGAAAgttatgatttatttaaaataaaaatatggagAGTAGTTTCAGATGAGAGCAGAAATGATAAAGGAATAATAAAGGAAAGATGGCACTGAGTAGGCAAATGTGgaaaagtaaaaacataacaataaacacatcTGCACTGCAGCACTCACTGGTCCAATCTTAATTAATCTACTGTACACCCTCCCCTGCCAGATATCTTTGAAACATCGTTTTCATTTTACCATCCTTTTCTGTTCTCCCTACAAGGAAAGCATTCCCTTTGCAGTGATTGGCAGCAACACAGTGGTGGAGGCCAAAGGGAAGAGGGTGCGAGGCCGTCTCTATCCCTGGGGCATCGTAGAGGGTAGGCCTGTTCTCCTACTCCATCACAAGTTAAAGTGGTTTATAGTAACAGCATGTAAAACAGTCTTTAGAGACACTGCATACGTGTTGTATTGACGTATATACAGAAAAAGTTGCTAATGacagtgcttgtgtgtgtgttcattgatCCTTTATGCTTTTTTGAAAATTGTTATTCAGCGTTGCCTACATGATTCAGTATCAGCAGTTTTTAAGAATGCTAAATATATTGTTGAAATTGATCCTCACACTGTGGTTTGCAGTGGAGAACTCGGCACACTGTGACTTTGTGAAGCTGAGGAACATGCTTGTTCGCACACATATGCAAGATCTGAAGGACGTGACCCGGGAGACTCACTACGAGAACTACAGAGCCCATTGCATCCAGAGCATGACACGCATGGTTGTGAAGGAACGCAACCGCAAGTACGCTTACACTGAATAAAGGGGAGACCTTTACATACTGCAATGAAGTGTAGAACTAGCAGACATTTAAATATCAAGACAtaagatatataaaaaaatatagacATTTAAAGAccaatatttctttatttaggTATTTTTCAGTGTATTTAATGggtaacaaaatattttcatattatattttttattgtctATATTCAGCCTCACAGGCACATGTAAATTAGTTACAATATTTCCTGATTCTTCTATTTGGTATTTTTGCTGTAAGTATTAATGAGGTCTGTCAACAGCATTAGTTTGACAGCAACTAATTTCCAAGTGCTCGAGGCAGATTTAAATTACTTTACGTATTGTGCTGTGCAGACGACAGTTTTTGAGTTTGAGATGATGACTGTGATAAGTAGACTTACACTGAAGATCAGCCATAGCTCAGGTCTTGATCTATTGTCTGCGTGCGTATGTGCTGTCCCTTTAAGACATTGATGTCTGGGCACAGTGATATTGCCATGCTCAACACAGATACACTGTTTATTTGCTACCAAACATTTTCCATGTTCACTGACCCACCTAGAATTTTAGCCTCACCCTTTGTGATACAGTAAATGTTGAATTCCTCTATAACGTGTATCTCTCTGCAGTAAACTTACCAGAGAGAGCGGCACAGACTTCCCCATCCCCGTGGGGCCTGGAGTGGCGGACAGCGATACAGAAAAGCTCATCCGAGAGAAAGATGAGGAGGTACGGCGCGCCCACCAACAACCGGACTCGCGCCACCAACATGAGCATGAGTCTGAACACAATTCTGCTCACCATGAGCATTCAGACTCTCAGcacaacacagagacacgctCAGATCAGAGAGATCTTTCTGATGAGGCCCTCTGAGTGTCTTTAGCTCACAGATTTTATTTATCCATAAGATTTCTTTGAAGCACATTCGGGTCATGTTTTCTGAGGTTGACGATGAGTAGCCACAAAAACATGAATTGGTGTAATTGAACATTTAAACCCCTACTCCCCTGTCCTCGTAAGTCCTTTGGCCCTTTGAACTGTGGGTTGGAAAATGTTTTCATAATCCCACTTTTAGTGGTCAAGGAGTCAACACTGATTTTCACCCTGCGTTAGTTAATCTTGTTTCATGGCAAGTTATGCACAGTCAGTTGTTGTGCAAACAAGGTTAAATATTGTTAGAATTCAACAATAGTTTTTTAATACCCCAGCAATTATATTTGTATAAATTAGTATGCAATATGATATAAATTGTTGCTTTGGGAAATATTCTTAGAGGAAATATCAttagattatatatataaatatatgtgtgtgtgtgtgtgtgtgtatatatatatatatatatatatatattagggctgtcaaaataacgtgttaatttcgattaattaatctgagaaaaaataacgcattaaaaaaaataacgcagattaatccattccatattgaggtttgacccggagccgttctagccaccattggactgtaaaatgaaggagggagacgagaatgtgctgcctggatcattaactggaacatttacttgtaaaaatcttcttcctgccaaccctggctaccaaaatctggtgccactgatatgtctgctcttctctctgatgctctgaaacacactatacaggcaacacaaacaccgctgcatgtgacgctagttaacactatactcaacagcagctaacgttagcctaccgctagctagtagctggattaaacacggttacaatgctgacagctaacgctgaacggtgtaaagtctgactgtgttttactgtagaggactgggACTCAACagcggtatgtaacaatctgccatcggaaaaacaacacagacggtgcgttcagtGAAACTAGTAAACTACAGATTCGTgatgcatttgaagttattgtaaatgtccttggtggttgtttttgtcgttcaacagcaatttactagtgaaataagttattgttattgttatacattgttattaaatcatttaattttgaccatatggccttagcaataaacaagccgttctttaatgtcaccaactgttgtttagtaccctttgttttcttttctttttttactttcttaaaaagtatcagttcaggcaccgttaattatgtatgcgattaatttcgattaattaatcacagtctgtaattaattagattaatttttttaatcgattgacagccctaatatatatatgtatgtatatatatatatatatatatatatatatatgtatatatatatatatatatgtgtgtgtatatatatatatatatatatatatatatatatatatatatatatatatatatatatatatatatatataatatatatatgtgtgtatatatatatatatatatgtgtatatatatatgtgtgtatatatatatatatatatatatatatatgtgtgtatatatatatatgtatgtatatatgtatatatatatatatatatatgtgtgtgtgtatatatatatatatatgtgtgtgtgtatatatatatatatatgtgtgtgtgtgtatatatatatatatgtgtgtatatgtatgtgtgtatgtatatatatatatatatatatatatatatatatatatatatatatatatagtatatatatatgatatatatatatatatatatatatatatatatatatatatatatatatatatatatatatatatatatatatatatatatatatatgtatatatatatatgtatgtgtatatatatatatatatatatatatatatatatatgtgtgtgtatatgtatatatatgtgtgtatatgtgtatatatgtatatatatgtatatatgtgtatatatgtatatatgtgtatatatatatatatatatatatgtatatatgtgtatatatatatatatatatgtatatatgtgtatatatatatatatgtgtatatatatatatatatatatgtatatgtatatatatgtatatatatatatatatgtgtgtatatatatgtatatatatatatgtatatgtgtgtatatatgtgtgtatatatatgtatatatatatgtatatatgtgtgtatatatatatatgtatatgtgtatatatatatgtgtgtatatgtgtgtatatatatatatgtgtatatgtatatatatatatatgtgtatatgtatatatatatatatgtgtatatatatatatatatatgtatatatatatatatatatgtatatatatatatatatatatatatgtatatatatgtgtgtatatatatatatatatatatgtgtgtatatatatatatatatatatgtatatatatattatatatatatatatatatatatatatatatatatgtgtatatatatatatgtgtatatatatatgtgtatatatgtgtgtatatatatatatatatatatatatatatatatgtatgtgtatatatatatatatatgtatgtgtgtatatatatatatatatatatatatatgtatgtatgtatgtatgtatgtatgtatatatatatatatatatatatatatatatatatatatatatatatatatatatatatatatatatatatatgtgtgtgtataattttttaggcttttaatattttaattctTTCAATATCGTATGACCCCAGTCCCTGTGATCACGTTCCAGTTAACTAAAGATGAACTGAGCAGACATACATAATTGTACATGGTGTTGGTTTTTATTATAATCAAATAATAGATGGATAAATTTGTTCATGGTGAATGATCACAAACGTTATGCTTCCACTTCCTAACCCCTTCCCCACTAAATCTATTTATTTTATCAAATAAAGAGCTAATTTCTCctcagttgtttttatttttttgtgtaacaAACATTAACATGTGGTTAAACACAAcaatagagctgcaacgatcaactaatcaattaattggaaactattttgataatcgtttCATTCATTGCTTAAGCACAAATGCAAAACACTTTGtgtttccagcttctcaaatgtgcgAACTTGTTGCTTCTTCTTGTCTTAGAttatattaaaattaatatttttggGTTGTTCAGACAACAAGACATTTGGTGATGCCACTGTGGGCTGTAGGAAACTGTAATGGGTATTTTCTTACTGTTTCCCAATGTGGAGTAGACCGAATgaataatcgattattttaattattgattaatcagacaatttttttttccgaTTAATCGGTTACTCAAAATAACTTCAATAACTGTGACGCTGTACTATCTCACTATGTATTGGGAAAGTGGAAAAAGGGAAACTGTTTGCCGTTGGGTGCTATATTTGATGAAtcagtacaacaaaaagcaCAATCCCAGCACAAAACTCTTTTGCTAAATAACTTATGTGATAAATCTAAAAGAACAAATTTGAGTTTATGTCTTTTGACCCCCCTAAAGCCAAAGAACTCAACATGATTAATTGGTTACCCAGATATGAGTATATTTTGCTGCTTTTGTAATATTGAATACATTCTAGTGTAGGTGAAGCGGCGGGTGGAGGAGCCAGGGGTTCCCTGCAGTTCAGTGCAGGTCACATAATCTACAAAGAACAGTCCGATCTCCCGAGTGGTATTGATTTGTTGTCTGTGCAGTATCGTGTAAATAATTAGCCTGTTTAAAAGGCTGCACCACAGTAGATGTGTAAACTTGTGGATGTGTCAAATTAAACTGTAGCACTAACACTTGTCTTATCTCTCCTCACAGTTGCGGCGGATGCAGGAGATGCTGGAGAGGATCCAAGATCAAATGCACACTCAGAAAGATGGCTATTAACGCAGGACAGCACAGTGTACATGtatatgtttctctgtaactGGGATAAAAACAAAAACGCCTTTATTCTTCTCCAGAACATTGACATCCCTATGTGTCCACCCAACCACCACTCAACCTCATCAACAGCACGTTACACTTGGATCAGGGACCTGCGAGGAGGTTGTAAGATGTTCTGACATTTTCAGCTTCCCTTTATCCTCTCGACATTATGGCACTACTGCTGCAAAACACTTGACCCTCTACTGTTTTCTGTTCTGAcaactttaaaataatttaaaaaacaggtttgtttgtttaaataaacttTAATGGTAAGGAGGGTGGAATAGCAGCGTATGTTGCGATCTGATTTTTCAAAATCTGAAATTTATTTAGCCACATGATCATagtgttgttttattttttacatgagGTCTGATATGCGGTTTACATGTGGTGACCtgctcagatttttttttttaagcatactTTTCTGGTGCaggtgtttattttttatattatcttTATAGGTCAACATGCATACTGTAATAATTTAATTTCCTATATTACACTCATAAACATTTGTTCTACTGTTTATCATCTTTTATGTGTTCCTGGTTTTATTTAAACTACAGTGCTTGACATTATGTATGGATGATTGTTTTATGTAGATTCCCCTTCAGCAGATGTTCCTGTTGGTGAATTTGGTTTAATCTTAATGCGAGTATTGTTTAGATTAGTTGAAAATTTTGTTTTATCAATGTCTGCATGTTAATCATACTTGCCACATCTGCTGCCTGACAGCATGGATGTTAGTGGCTCCGCTCAATCTTGGCCAGTCTTAACTCACTGCAACGCTTACTGATGCCATATCAACATTTCAAATAATCTTACTTTTTACATGGCAAAGGAGTCCATTATTATTTTGAGAATTCCCCCATAACGGAGTTGTTTTAAAGTCAGTTCATCTCATGACAAAACCAACAGTTCACATGTGAGAGCTGAGGAAACCTGTTAGTCATTAGAGATGATGAGGACTTTGATAAGACAAGACCCTTTGATTTGCATGATGTGAGTGTCCAAGGGAAGGGTCGCCTCAAAGGCCATgcagtgtatttatttttgcatgTGTTATGTGAAGGATTCTCAGATTGCAGATCAATTAAGTGATCATAAGGTTATTTATGGGCAATTAAAATATGTAGCTACTTAAATGTTGGGGAAAATATATTGGAAGgaggtggattttgttattgtatttTGGTTGGTTATAATTATGTCCTCAGTTCAAGGGAACTTATATGTTGGATGTGTGCTAACCTTAATGTTTATCTTATAATCAAAGCCAACAAAGACAAACCTAAATTTtcgatttttctttttaaagtgtgAAATTAGTTTTGTATTGACATGAAGAATATGACTTATCAAAGCCAATAGTAATGAACAGAATTATTGGATTAACTTGATTCTCCTGCTAATTGTTTCTATGATCATAAGTGCAACCTTTTTTTGGAAATGAGATGACTCTGCCATGTTGGGTGACCTttgttatgttaaaaaaaaaagtacattccTCGAGCTTCTGTCCCAGAGTCAGGTATTACATTTGTTTCTGaatttgttttatattaaatTTGTCTTTTGTTATTCTACTTTTTGGAGTATATTTATGTAATACATGTATAAATGAAATGTGGATAAGTAGACAATATGTACAAATTCTAAAATTgtaataaaatatgaatatttcatatttcatgTCTCCATCAGACATTGGGTTTTGCTTTTATGTTGTGAACATGTAAGCAGAATTGAATGCTTTGGCTTGATTTTAATAAATTAGTTTACAACAGATTTGAATCAGCTGCTCCTGCGTTTTCCACCATTACAAACTCTTGTGTTATTataagcatagactgtaaatataaacagtctatggttataagcgacatagtcttgcattgccagaccgtaCGACGTTGTTGACAGCAAGTAGGACTTTTGTTTTCAGAATTCTGAAGTAAGGCCGGTGTGGCCCCACCCCCCTCAAGTGACGTTAGCCTACCTAACGGCTGTTGACCATTAAATGGTTAGTCACATCAACTTTTCAAGATCTCCCAAAACATATGTATCATTAGATAGGTGCTTATATTTGAGTCAAAGAGGTTATATAATTTGTTAGGCTGTAATCTAATCAGCCTTTTCAACCTGTCGACGGTTAGCTGAAGCCATCTTCTTGTCGCCATGGAGTAGGTCGGGCAGCAGATGAAGCTACATGAACACAAGACGAAATGTAAGTCAGTTCttagtttttaaatgtttgcctGGTTTTTAGGGTTTttggcatagactgtatataagaatggaccaacagaccccgttgctctgggcggagaccagtgaaggccaatagaagcacttttctggtgatggctagggttactgcgcagcctccaactgagagagacgacgtaaatgtgccgtgaacaacgtgtctgaaagttgtaagtcttctggtagctgtgccaagagaaatcttaatcattcccaatcttgcagagacggagagcgtaggtacatgtaaggagataacataggcacaggctaattattgctaactaaaatgctagttaacattagtaattacacttaaacagctaatgtgagacgaaactgcctgcgcgcttctcctgtactatacagtaattcctctactatgcgacagtaagtcgcatggttatgacccaatcgttagcctatttttacaaaaacgtctgctacggagccataacgtgaggtacaaggtaatggagccttttatacattgtcgtgtttctttagaaataaacaatggacaaatagagtctttaaacgcttcagatgtaaagttattcgctgtcaaagtggcgccaaaatgaatggcagtcaatggaatgctaacgggaggtgatggctttgtagcattaaaatggcgccataggaggttcgcggtccgaggataGGCTTACTCCCTTGGGAGgttccatagactgtatataagaatggactaagggggtaagcttcgcctccagtgttgggagtaacgagttacaaaagtaacacaattacagtaatgtattcctttttgctgtaacgcagtaatataacgcattactaattaaatttcggtaatattataatacaatctcagtaatgcgagttacaacgcattttaacgcaacatttagtggtgcattgttttttttaagaattcactaacaccgcgacacatttcttcacaggaaaaaaaaaaaagccgtattattttcctgtcgctgtatttgatggttgagatgactgcagagacaaatacatttgcgattgccattttcaggagttattacgctgcgttgaagtgagctgtcctgtttctgttcccgtggtcagaaccagaaccagagacagtacgtacagcatgtatgtcccaacaggtgacggtacgtcagcggctgacagatataaacatgtcgggaattaatgttgaggcttgctacacgtaaatatcattgcatttttgtcagccgtggagagtaactatgcctgtagtggaatggcttcgaatgacgaccaaaagcgcttgtcttttactgtgaccatttactgttcaatatgttgcagttttacaaacaagaaagtgaacaacttgagtctgacggacatgttgcttctcagtaagctagcaagagtaggctacacaacagacaacttccgtgtagcctacttcaaaataaaagcacttcctgtgacggttcgcagtaaaactaaattactgttaaataaggttgtgtaggctaccttttcacaaatcagctgtaaatcaagtactgtaaataatgttaatagtgagttttaatcacactataattgaacatttcctttagagtgttttaacctaaacaacatgaatttcttattgaagtgctataaacaaacattttacaacaatgccgtacttttgagtattttcattttctcctacttgcctattatatgttttacttatctattttgtatagctttagttactttgcatatttatattaattatacaaaatatgaataatctatgatgtattaaagtggataaagacgagactttattgatccggtggtgaaattcacaagctagctgccaaatcaaacttcccttgttattttggtgaaagtaactcaaaagtaatgcaaaagtagtgtaacgcattacaattcagagaaagtaatattgtaatataactaattactttcaaatgacagtaactagtaatctataatgtattacattttggaagtaacttgcccaacactgtttgcctcagagctcgaatctcctatggcgccattttgatgctacaaagcgatcacccgacgttagcattccattgactgccattcattttgacgtcattttgacgtcactttgaccgcgaa of Sander lucioperca isolate FBNREF2018 chromosome 5, SLUC_FBN_1.2, whole genome shotgun sequence contains these proteins:
- the sept4b gene encoding septin 4b isoform X6 — its product is MEESDHESHSSSDEQDSCPASPNHSGDHDAEQHSSHSDDSEVENIMQDPHHQGGHGHHHYDHKHHHHHHGHEPHDADREAEGEDRPHTPSYLRPPVAGRAQSDSGSEPSLLQSRSVAFDLPCPISPTRPKSPWGRFDPYNNNEDQDKEYVGFATLPNQVHRKSVKKGFDFTLMVAGESGLGKSTLVNSLFLTDLYKDRKLLNAEERITQTVEITKHTVDIEEKGVKLKLTIVDTPGFGDAVNNTECWKSVADYIDQQFEQYFRDESGLNRKNIQDNRVHCCLYFISPFGHGLRPLDVEFMKALHEKVNIVPILAKADTLTPSEVKKKKIKIREEIEQYGIKIYQFPDCDSDEDEDFKQQDLQLKESIPFAVIGSNTVVEAKGKRVRGRLYPWGIVEVENSAHCDFVKLRNMLVRTHMQDLKDVTRETHYENYRAHCIQSMTRMVVKERNRNKLTRESGTDFPIPVGPGVADSDTEKLIREKDEEVRRAHQQPDSRHQHEHESEHNSAHHEHSDSQHNTETRSDQRDLSDEAL
- the sept4b gene encoding septin 4b isoform X4, whose translation is MEDEECTVAPVAMEESDHESHSSSDEQDSCPASPNHSGDHDAEQHSSHSDDSEVENIMQDPHHQGGHGHHHYDHKHHHHHHGHEPHDADREAEGEDRPHTPSYLRPPVAGRAQSDSGSEPSLLQSRSVAFDLPCPISPTRPKSPWGRFDPYNNNEDQDKEYVGFATLPNQVHRKSVKKGFDFTLMVAGESGLGKSTLVNSLFLTDLYKDRKLLNAEERITQTVEITKHTVDIEEKGVKLKLTIVDTPGFGDAVNNTECWKSVADYIDQQFEQYFRDESGLNRKNIQDNRVHCCLYFISPFGHGLRPLDVEFMKALHEKVNIVPILAKADTLTPSEVKKKKIKIREEIEQYGIKIYQFPDCDSDEDEDFKQQDLQLKESIPFAVIGSNTVVEAKGKRVRGRLYPWGIVEVENSAHCDFVKLRNMLVRTHMQDLKDVTRETHYENYRAHCIQSMTRMVVKERNRNKLTRESGTDFPIPVGPGVADSDTEKLIREKDEEVRRAHQQPDSRHQHEHESEHNSAHHEHSDSQHNTETRSDQRDLSDEAL